AGAGATCAGGATTTTTCAGAATTTCGGGTTGCCAGTTCGAATATAGGGTTATTTTCTATGCTGCACCATGTGATGTATATTGACGTGTTTATTGATCAGTGTCGGATTTCATAGTTCTACGTAAATTCCGAATGGTTTATCATTGTCAAACGAATGATTCAACAATGTCAATACCCGTGGTGTATACCAGCTGGTGTAGCTTAGAACTATGCCAAAATTAGGCAGCAATGGATTCAAAAGGCAGTGATTAGGTGAAGTGCCTAATGGATTCGTAATGACTACATTTCCTAAACTGTACAGATTCTGTGAGAAGGTAATGTTAGAGCATCTTGTTGGCTGCGAGGAGCAAAGAAGATGTTGAAAGATTTATAAACTTTTTTGTTTCTGTTATTCGAGCAAGTGTAGAGTGAAGAATGTCGTAATATATACAAAATTCGTTAAAGTTCATTCAATTTTATAATGGTAATTTGTATACATATTGTTGGAGGTAAGGCTGAAAGAAAGTGGAATATCTGCTATTAAAGATATGGGCAGTTTCATCGCCTATTTATTCGTGTATCCGTGATTTGAAATTTTCGGAAGTAAAAAGAAGTATATTATTTATGGTTTGTGACatctctttgttttttttcccaTGACATGGTCGTTTCGATATTTTGCAATATTTAGTCTTGTATCTTCTACACCATCAACCAGACTTGGTTTGCTCTCCGAGGAAACTATGACCGCTTGGCTATGGTAAAAAGGCAAATGTTTCTTTAGATTCGTGGTCTTGCAAGTATCTTGACTTAATTTTGATTCTGGCAAGAgtgattatgatttatgctcTTCTACAAAGTGCTGTTTCTATGGCCAGTctcttttttgttattttattttgttttactttttgcTTAGTTCGAAGCTATATATGATTGTTGTTCTGAAGTTCTGAGATGTGAAAAAATTTGTTGCTATAGGCCATGGAAACTATACTGGATCGTGTCCATATTGTTGGAGAAATGACATTGAAAATAGGGATTTTGAGTTATGCTTCCATAGATGTAAAAAATATTCTTGACTTTCAAAGAACTGTAAACAGTTCTCTGTGCGTCCCAGAATGAAGCCATAATCCTTAACAAAACATCATCCCGTTATCTACATTTCCATATCCCAGCCCATAACGACACGTTGGGGAATGTACCCAACAACCCCCACATTAGCTCTTTCTTGGCTGTATAAGaaaaatgtaataaaaatacCACGAGGGAAATCTCAACCACAGAATCTGATTGGTTTTCACGGTCCAATTGGCATATACATCCACAAAATATTATCTTATCCTTGTCCGGTACAACAGTAGATCTTTGTCAAAAATCATCCAAAATCCTCACTATATATACTGCTATCAGTTGCACTACACAGAAACTCAAAAAGTATCAAGTGTTTCTTGGATTTTCAGCAACCAAGAAAGTAAAATCCACCGCCATCACTCGCTTGATACTCAATGGCTCTACAGGCAGCTGCTTTTGTTCCCTCTGCTTTCACCATTCATAAGGAGGTATGTGGataaattatcataattttctggatTCAGTTGCCTTTGTTCTTGGCTAAGCTTTTATGCTTCCACTGCAGGGAAAAATCAGTGCAAGTTTGAAGGAATCTAGCCTGTTTGGAGTCTCATTCGCAGACCATGTCAAAGCTGAATATAGCTCTTCTGCCAAGGTAAACACTAACCGCCATTTAATGTCTCATTCTTCAACAACTGTTCATAGATTCCGACAGTTGGATTTTATTAATGCAGAGAGAATTTGGGTCAAGAAAGCTATCCGCATTGGGAGTTGAGGCAGTTGCCACAACCACCCCAACTGTCACCCCCTCCACACCCCAAGGGAAGAAAACTTTAAGAAAGGGCACCGTGGTTATCACTGGAGCCTCCTCCGGTTTAGGCCTTGCCACGGCAAAATCTTTGGCCGAGAGTGGGAAATGGGACGTTGTTATGGCTTGCAGGGACTTCCTCAAGTCCGAGAAAGCAGCTAAATCCGTTGGAATGGCCAAGGAAAACTACACCATCATGCATTTGGACCTCTCATCCCTCGAGAGTGTGAGGCAATTTGTTGAGAACTTCAAGCGTTCCGGCCGACCCCTGGATGTCCTCGTTTGCAATGCTGCTGTCTATCAACCAACAGCCAGTGAGTCATCATTCACGGCCGACGGATTCGAGCTCAGTGTCGGCACAAATCATCTTGGTCACTTTCTTCTTTCAAGATTGCTTCTTGATGAGATGAAGAAATCCGACTACCCTTCAAAGAGACTCATAATTGTTGGCTCCATCACAGGTACAGTAATTACAGAACCACCCCTTATCATTTTCATCTAATCAATGTATTAAacttaaattcaaaattatatatgttcAGGTAACACAAACACATTGGCTGGAAATGTGCCTCCCAAGGCCAATCTTGGGGACCTGAGGGGCCTGCAGGGTGGTTTGACTGGCCTCAACACCTCTGCCATGATAGACGGAGGGCGCTTCGACGGTGCAAAAGCATACAAGGACAGCAAGGTCTGCAACATGCTCACAATGCAAGAGTTTCACCGCCGTTACCACGAGGAAACCGGCATCGTATTCGCTTCCCTATACCCCGGATGCATAGCCACCACAGGGCTATTCAGAGAGCACATTCCTTTGTTCAGACTCCTTTTCCCTCCATTCCAGAAGTACATCACCAAGGGATTCGTCTCAGAGGAGGAATCTGGCAAGAGGCTTGCACAGGTACTAAAACAAAACATTTCACAATTCTTGTGTATATATAACATGTGCAACCTTATGCAAATTGTTTCTGaattatgtatatattatacAGGTTGTTAGTGATCCTAGCTTGACAAAGTCGGGTGTGTACTGGAGCTGGAACAAGGACTCGGCATCCTTCGAGAACCAGTTGTCTCAAGAAGCCAGTGACAGCGACAAAGCCAGAAAAGTGTGGGAGATCAGCGAGAAACTTGTTGGTTTGGCTTAGGAGAGTGTACTCTTTGATTGTTATCTTTTCCACATGCATGGGTTTTGGATTGAGGAACTTGGAATTGTTCAAACCAGGAAAAAATGTAGAACTCATGTTAGAATCAATAAAATTACTTcatcctttctttttcttttccaaTTCGAAGACAAAGTTTGGTTGAAATAATACAATGACGAAGAatgtataaacaataaatatgaATAACATGATTTATCACTTCTCTTCTCTGTACAACTTGATCCAAATATATGATGAAACAAGAAATATAATCAATTATTTATCGCACCAAACGGTGTTAAATAGATGCTGGAAACACCGCATAACCAATAGGCAATACCCAGAAAAATgattatatcttatttggaaTGGGTGTAAGCCAAATGAGTCTTCCatctttatttatgtttaagaatCGAGTCGAttctttgtttgatttttaaaagatgTTATTCATATTCCTCATTCAATTCTCGTTCAAAATATAcctacaaataaaataaacaatatacaactattttaatttcgttAACATAAATAACAAGACACTTTACCCAAAAAAtgctatttataataatataattcgcggatacaagaatttttgtaatgcaatatataacaaattcaacaaaattctCTGTAAACCTCGAAATATATGTGATAATATTGGTTTTATTGTTTAGAACAGATTGAATAAACACTAcatacaatttatttatttaaaaataattttttcggGTTGACAACTGAATTATATATTCTCGATTGTCAATGTCAGTTGAATGAcaaataagtgcggaaaaaagCCAAATTGACATATTAGAACAAATAAGATAATGGCTTAGCTGTGTATACTGAAAGGTAAGCTGAAAGTGGAAAGTACACTGGTTTATTTCTAGATGTTTGTAGAACTCAAGCTCATATGTCACCCTTTCTTCTTTTTGGAAGtacactaaaagactttggataaTACAAATAATTTGCAAAATCCCAATTCGGTTTGGACTTGaacactgtcaaactgaaactcctagtacACCTTAGCTGAATGAATAACAGTATACAGACCGCTATCAAATACAAcgaattataatatttttatatcctAACACTTAATGATCCTTAGTGATCAGATACAATTCTTTGTAAAATGTGTTCTGACTGATTGATTAGTTCATATACTTGAAAGCTTGAATGTTTGAATTTTTGCAAAAGTCGTAGAGCTTTTctaaactgaaattttttttctgtttATAGACTTTGAATCCAACGGTCTTGAGTTTCAAAAATGATCCGTTCCAAAAAGAAAATGTGCATTGACTTGTCTTTTGTCCACATCAACATTCTCTCACAGTCGTACATTATTGCGGTCAATTTTGTACGGAAAAAATTAtccaaatatcaatttaatttttctagacGTAAACTGATGTCCTTGAGATTGTATGAAGGTTTCCTTGACTGATAGATTGATAAGAGATACTTCAGTTTGGGTTCGAGTCAGTTCTGTTCGATTAGTCTCGTTTATGTAAATCAGTTTAGCTTATGGGCGTAGTCAGTTCTGTTCGGTTTGAAGTTCAGTTTAACTGAAATCGGTTTTTTCTTTAGTTATTTGTTAAcaccaaaacataaaatttctGCTCCAACAATTTatccctttttggtgtttgacaaaattaagCAATACATccaatttaaacaaaaataacttCTAATAAACTGAATTTCTGAAACTGATAAAATGAAATTCCAATAATTTCTATTAAATTTGATAAACAATATCAATTAtctattgttttttttcttcattcttTTTATCAGATTTCTTTGTAGTAGATTCAGCTTTagacttttctttcccctttttgtcaacaccaGGAACAACCATATATTTCT
This genomic window from Primulina huaijiensis isolate GDHJ02 chromosome 7, ASM1229523v2, whole genome shotgun sequence contains:
- the LOC140980441 gene encoding protochlorophyllide reductase-like: MALQAAAFVPSAFTIHKEGKISASLKESSLFGVSFADHVKAEYSSSAKREFGSRKLSALGVEAVATTTPTVTPSTPQGKKTLRKGTVVITGASSGLGLATAKSLAESGKWDVVMACRDFLKSEKAAKSVGMAKENYTIMHLDLSSLESVRQFVENFKRSGRPLDVLVCNAAVYQPTASESSFTADGFELSVGTNHLGHFLLSRLLLDEMKKSDYPSKRLIIVGSITGNTNTLAGNVPPKANLGDLRGLQGGLTGLNTSAMIDGGRFDGAKAYKDSKVCNMLTMQEFHRRYHEETGIVFASLYPGCIATTGLFREHIPLFRLLFPPFQKYITKGFVSEEESGKRLAQVVSDPSLTKSGVYWSWNKDSASFENQLSQEASDSDKARKVWEISEKLVGLA